A genome region from Methanococcoides burtonii DSM 6242 includes the following:
- a CDS encoding helix-turn-helix domain-containing protein translates to MQEKIIEIASRISELRELSDIGLETMAEKLGISVDAYKQYDSGESDIPASMLFEISQILNVDMGLLLTGEEPRMHIFAVNRKGKGTEVERRVDYNYLNLASNFIHKKAEPFIVSVDPRSDANFPSMNSHPGQEFDYVISGTLKVWIHDNEIILEEGDSIYFDSNFAHAMEAVGDEPAKFLAMVL, encoded by the coding sequence ATGCAGGAAAAAATAATCGAAATCGCATCACGTATATCCGAATTGCGCGAATTATCCGACATAGGTCTTGAGACCATGGCAGAGAAGCTTGGTATCTCTGTGGATGCCTACAAACAATATGATTCCGGGGAATCTGATATTCCTGCAAGCATGTTGTTTGAGATATCACAGATACTCAATGTGGACATGGGACTTCTTCTGACAGGAGAGGAACCGCGCATGCATATCTTTGCGGTCAACCGAAAAGGCAAAGGTACTGAAGTGGAAAGAAGGGTGGATTACAATTATCTGAACCTTGCATCGAACTTTATTCATAAAAAGGCAGAACCTTTCATTGTCAGTGTGGATCCGCGTTCAGATGCTAATTTCCCTTCCATGAACTCCCATCCAGGACAGGAATTCGATTATGTTATAAGCGGTACGCTCAAGGTCTGGATACATGACAATGAGATCATCCTTGAGGAAGGCGATTCAATTTATTTCGATTCCAATTTTGCTCATGCAATGGAAGCGGTTGGAGATGAGCCGGCAAAATTCCTTGCAATGGTTCTCTGA
- a CDS encoding 2-oxoacid:acceptor oxidoreductase family protein produces the protein MAEKIIGRPAAIYEEFSRKGGAAPSATHYCPGCGHGIIHKLIGEAMDDLGIQDRSVMISPVGCAVFAYYYFDCGNLQVAHGRAPAVGTGMSRAQDNAVVISYQGDGDLASIGLNETMQAANRGEKMAVFFVNNTVFGMTGGQMAPTTLIGEKTVTCPDGRDPRFAGYPLHMCEILDNLKAPVFIERVSISDISHIRKARKAIRRALEVQRDGKGYAFVEVLSTCPTNLKQNAQQSTDFVNDMMEKEFPLQNFRDRFDEAEPLWRDESDFSKSAIDKLYSLEDNASPEAVPDKDFKIALVKIAGFGGQGVLSMGLTLARAGCRDQRYTSWYPSYGPEQRGGTSNCSVVISGESIGSPVVYESDVLIALNQPSLEKFAGDVKKGGVILYDSTINAVDIPIPEDVRAIAVPATQIAKDAGSVKAANTVMLGVMMELGDTGLPEKVFREAIEDTFASKPKLIPMNLEVLEASAKWARDNIK, from the coding sequence ATGGCAGAGAAGATCATTGGAAGACCGGCAGCGATCTATGAAGAGTTCTCAAGAAAGGGAGGAGCTGCACCGAGTGCAACACACTATTGTCCGGGATGTGGACATGGTATCATTCACAAGCTCATCGGTGAGGCTATGGACGACCTTGGAATTCAGGACAGGTCTGTCATGATAAGCCCAGTTGGGTGTGCTGTATTTGCTTATTACTACTTTGATTGCGGAAACCTTCAGGTAGCACATGGACGTGCACCTGCTGTGGGTACTGGTATGTCAAGGGCACAGGACAACGCGGTGGTCATCTCATATCAGGGCGATGGTGATCTTGCTTCAATTGGTCTTAATGAGACCATGCAGGCTGCGAACCGTGGTGAGAAGATGGCAGTATTCTTCGTGAACAATACTGTTTTCGGAATGACCGGCGGCCAGATGGCACCAACCACACTTATCGGTGAGAAGACCGTCACGTGTCCGGATGGAAGGGACCCAAGGTTTGCCGGATATCCGCTTCACATGTGTGAGATCCTTGATAACCTGAAAGCACCGGTGTTCATCGAGCGTGTATCCATTTCCGATATATCACATATCAGGAAGGCAAGAAAAGCTATTAGAAGAGCTCTTGAGGTGCAGAGGGACGGAAAAGGATATGCATTTGTTGAAGTGCTTTCCACATGTCCTACAAACCTTAAGCAGAATGCACAGCAGAGCACCGATTTCGTGAATGACATGATGGAGAAGGAATTCCCACTCCAGAACTTCAGGGACAGATTCGATGAGGCTGAGCCATTGTGGAGGGATGAAAGCGATTTCTCCAAGTCTGCCATTGATAAGCTTTACAGCCTTGAGGATAATGCTTCACCTGAGGCAGTGCCGGACAAGGATTTCAAGATCGCTTTAGTTAAGATAGCCGGATTCGGTGGTCAGGGTGTTCTGAGCATGGGACTTACCCTTGCACGTGCAGGCTGTCGTGATCAGCGCTATACATCCTGGTATCCGTCATACGGACCTGAACAGCGCGGTGGAACTTCCAATTGTTCTGTGGTTATTTCAGGAGAATCCATCGGCTCACCGGTTGTGTATGAATCAGATGTGCTCATAGCTCTTAATCAGCCATCACTTGAGAAATTCGCAGGCGATGTGAAAAAGGGCGGTGTTATTCTCTATGATTCTACTATAAATGCAGTGGATATTCCAATTCCGGAAGATGTCAGAGCTATTGCAGTTCCTGCTACGCAGATAGCAAAGGATGCAGGTTCTGTTAAAGCAGCTAATACTGTTATGCTTGGTGTGATGATGGAACTGGGAGATACAGGTCTTCCTGAAAAGGTATTCAGAGAAGCTATCGAGGATACCTTTGCAAGCAAACCAAAGCTTATCCCGATGAATCTCGAAGTCCTTGAAGCTTCAGCAAAGTGGGCAAGAGATAATATTAAATAA
- a CDS encoding 3-methyl-2-oxobutanoate dehydrogenase subunit VorB, with amino-acid sequence MATQLIKGNSAVIIGALYAGCDCYFGYPITPASEILHEASQTFPKLGRKFVQAESEEAAINMVYGAASAGHRAMTASSGPGMSLKQEGISYLAGAELPSVIVDIMRAGPGLGNIGPEQADYAQVVKGGGHGNYRNIVLAPNSVQEMCDHTIKAFELASKYRNPVVVLADGVLGQMIEPLHFPDKAITPVIDESWAVCGTKETKENLVTSIFLDFDKLEDFNYQLQEKYETIKKNETVHEEYMTDDASIVLVAYGISSRICHSAVEVARREGLKVGLFRPITLFPFPEKELKGIADSYDCTFISVEMSNGQMMEDVKLAIECSKPVELVNRLGGNLITLDQVMEMIREVASREV; translated from the coding sequence ATGGCTACACAATTGATCAAAGGTAACTCAGCTGTCATTATTGGCGCATTATATGCTGGATGCGACTGTTATTTCGGTTATCCGATAACTCCGGCAAGTGAGATCCTTCATGAAGCTTCCCAGACATTCCCGAAGCTTGGAAGGAAATTCGTACAGGCGGAATCAGAGGAAGCCGCTATTAATATGGTCTATGGAGCAGCATCTGCCGGCCATAGGGCGATGACCGCATCATCAGGTCCGGGTATGAGCTTGAAACAGGAAGGAATCTCATATCTTGCAGGAGCTGAACTGCCCAGTGTCATCGTTGACATTATGAGAGCAGGTCCGGGCCTTGGTAATATCGGTCCTGAACAGGCTGATTATGCTCAGGTAGTAAAAGGCGGAGGACATGGTAACTATCGCAATATAGTACTTGCACCTAATTCTGTTCAGGAAATGTGCGATCATACGATAAAGGCTTTCGAACTGGCAAGCAAATACCGTAATCCTGTTGTCGTTCTAGCCGATGGTGTGCTTGGACAGATGATAGAACCCCTTCATTTCCCTGACAAGGCTATAACACCTGTCATAGATGAGTCCTGGGCTGTATGTGGTACGAAGGAGACAAAGGAGAACCTTGTCACGTCTATATTCCTGGATTTCGATAAACTTGAGGATTTCAACTATCAACTTCAGGAGAAGTATGAGACGATCAAGAAGAACGAAACCGTCCATGAAGAATATATGACAGATGATGCTTCTATTGTTCTTGTTGCGTATGGTATCAGCAGCAGGATCTGTCATTCAGCTGTAGAGGTTGCAAGACGGGAAGGTCTCAAGGTAGGATTGTTCCGTCCTATTACATTGTTCCCATTCCCTGAAAAGGAGCTTAAAGGCATTGCTGATTCGTATGACTGTACTTTCATCTCAGTCGAGATGAGCAACGGTCAGATGATGGAAGATGTAAAACTTGCTATCGAGTGTAGCAAACCTGTTGAACTGGTCAATCGCTTGGGTGGAAATTTAATAACACTGGATCAGGTCATGGAAATGATCAGAGAAGTTGCTTCAAGGGAGGTATAA
- a CDS encoding DUF5684 domain-containing protein, which produces METYTIIALIFVLLGYIYTSFCLQKIAIKTSTANAWMAWIPLLNILLMFRVARLSLWHAIIFLIPYVNFLMGAYLWGEVAGRLNRSKWLGVLFLIPVLNLVLSGYFAFTDADVNRNGYDAEYADM; this is translated from the coding sequence TTGGAAACTTATACAATAATAGCCCTGATATTTGTGCTACTTGGTTATATCTACACTTCATTCTGTTTACAGAAAATTGCGATCAAGACATCAACTGCAAATGCCTGGATGGCGTGGATACCCTTGCTCAATATACTCCTTATGTTCAGAGTAGCAAGATTATCCCTCTGGCATGCCATCATATTCCTCATCCCCTACGTCAATTTCCTTATGGGAGCTTATCTTTGGGGTGAAGTAGCAGGAAGACTTAACCGCTCAAAATGGCTCGGAGTACTCTTCCTCATACCTGTGCTCAATCTTGTCCTGTCGGGCTATTTTGCTTTCACAGATGCAGATGTAAATAGAAATGGTTATGATGCTGAATATGCAGATATGTGA
- a CDS encoding VOC family protein, producing the protein MKISGGKVVRQKETVMEIGYYAEIIDTEDNLIGLWGKLPYELKFDISFSLNALQSTLWY; encoded by the coding sequence ATGAAGATTTCCGGCGGTAAAGTGGTGAGACAGAAAGAAACTGTGATGGAAATTGGATACTATGCTGAGATAATTGATACTGAAGACAACCTTATAGGCCTGTGGGGAAAACTTCCATATGAACTGAAATTTGATATATCATTCAGCTTGAATGCCCTGCAGAGTACCTTATGGTATTAG
- a CDS encoding COG1470 family protein, producing MKKYFAFMSIGLLLLSMTAITVAIAAPETTAAEPELFAEPMLIAEPVLISEPALIAEKISADGYYQDMLYPEIEREIVPLLVDPGYSYLRIKPGESDEMTVVLFNHGKEPLTLEPHVAPKVFSDNMLDEDWVTISPAKAELRSGEKQEFTIKVSVPEDAELDSYDANVFFSDLEGDVSALYPGYNGALELSVNVWLPPNIQIFNSYINDRVEAGLEYEYVIKLKNVADKAISINPEFEVSENEWYGYSAQVSLDEKDVTITAPSVIKAGEKATVTVKVRVPADAEGNLNGRINLNIDDRTMNEWSQKVNMNLDVWQQPEDPFTTGFVARTDDPVTLRIISRDYNYGGSSTSSTAPTFDVVLKNADGQVKSVLISTGHSSIVSLSQQSPIYSGIAMDEARGGAMSGMVVSKESADEEQFNVYQQGSTTYMEVYLADGAVGEWTLEIMPHNTENFEYSVNIGPVD from the coding sequence ATGAAAAAATATTTTGCATTTATGTCAATTGGCCTGTTGTTGCTCAGTATGACAGCAATAACAGTTGCCATTGCTGCCCCTGAAACTACAGCAGCAGAACCGGAATTGTTTGCCGAACCCATGTTAATAGCAGAACCTGTATTGATATCTGAACCTGCACTGATAGCTGAAAAGATCTCTGCAGATGGATATTATCAGGACATGCTATATCCTGAGATTGAAAGAGAGATAGTTCCTCTACTCGTTGACCCTGGATATTCATATCTTAGAATTAAGCCGGGAGAGTCAGATGAAATGACCGTTGTGCTTTTCAATCACGGTAAAGAACCACTGACACTTGAACCTCATGTTGCACCGAAGGTATTCAGTGATAATATGCTTGACGAGGACTGGGTTACTATTTCACCTGCAAAGGCAGAACTGAGATCAGGAGAAAAGCAGGAGTTCACTATCAAGGTCTCAGTTCCTGAGGATGCTGAACTTGACAGTTATGATGCAAACGTTTTCTTCAGCGATCTCGAAGGGGATGTTTCAGCTCTGTATCCTGGTTACAATGGTGCACTTGAGCTTTCAGTGAACGTCTGGTTGCCACCAAATATACAGATATTCAATTCATACATAAATGACCGTGTGGAAGCAGGTTTAGAGTATGAATATGTTATCAAGCTCAAGAATGTTGCTGACAAGGCAATTTCTATCAACCCTGAATTCGAAGTAAGTGAGAATGAATGGTATGGATACAGTGCACAGGTCTCTCTTGATGAGAAGGACGTTACCATCACAGCACCTTCTGTTATCAAGGCAGGAGAAAAGGCTACTGTAACAGTAAAGGTCAGAGTTCCAGCTGATGCGGAAGGAAATCTCAATGGCAGGATCAACCTGAACATCGATGACAGGACCATGAATGAATGGAGCCAGAAAGTGAACATGAACCTCGATGTCTGGCAACAACCAGAAGACCCGTTCACAACAGGCTTTGTTGCAAGGACAGATGATCCGGTAACCCTCAGGATAATCTCAAGGGACTATAATTATGGTGGCAGCAGCACATCTTCTACAGCACCCACCTTCGATGTTGTGTTGAAGAACGCTGATGGTCAGGTCAAGTCGGTCCTTATCAGTACAGGCCACAGTAGTATTGTCAGTCTTTCACAGCAATCTCCTATCTATTCTGGAATTGCAATGGATGAGGCAAGAGGTGGAGCTATGAGTGGTATGGTTGTTTCAAAAGAGAGCGCAGACGAGGAACAATTCAATGTTTATCAGCAGGGTTCAACAACATATATGGAAGTCTATCTTGCTGATGGTGCTGTTGGGGAATGGACACTTGAGATAATGCCTCACAACACAGAGAATTTTGAATATTCTGTCAACATCGGTCCGGTTGATTGA
- the ftsA gene encoding coenzyme F390 synthetase, giving the protein MSGEYFNKDIETMERGELDSLVEDKLRYTIDYAVKHSPFYRKWFERNGVSPSSIQSHEDLLELPLVSGELIRKNQPPKTDDFQFMSADWTDIYTIHETSGTSGVPKSFFLTWHDWLRYAKKYGRSFCSQGFGPGDRMVMCASYGMNIGANTMTLAARDVGMAVIPEGKCTFPTRIFETYRPTGIVASVFKLLRLARRLKNEGIDPKETSINKLIVGGESFADQSRSYLEEVWGCPVYNTYGSTEGTMCGECVEQNGLHVPEDLVHLDVYDPYRKEFLEDGECGRIVLTTLLSPGEKCGSLLINYDTEDTTVVHSRDKCACGRTHMRIYAPEREAESLWVSGSPFNRVDVEQGVFQRENMDHLTGEYEAFLDKNSVGKAVLKVNLECLDENNCDRDSIQENFLKGFLNPYTGTLNLYEEGGLDVDINFAGMGELEIFKLKGRPKRVVDRRKT; this is encoded by the coding sequence TTGAGTGGGGAGTATTTTAACAAAGATATAGAGACCATGGAAAGAGGAGAACTTGATTCCCTCGTTGAAGATAAATTGCGTTACACGATAGATTATGCTGTGAAGCATTCTCCTTTTTACAGAAAATGGTTCGAAAGAAATGGTGTTTCCCCTTCAAGCATTCAAAGTCATGAGGACCTGCTGGAATTGCCACTCGTCTCAGGTGAGCTTATACGAAAGAACCAGCCACCGAAGACCGATGATTTTCAATTCATGAGTGCAGATTGGACTGATATCTACACAATTCATGAGACCAGTGGCACTAGCGGAGTCCCAAAATCGTTTTTCCTCACCTGGCATGATTGGTTACGTTATGCTAAAAAATACGGACGTAGCTTTTGTTCACAGGGATTCGGACCGGGGGACCGGATGGTCATGTGTGCCTCCTATGGAATGAACATAGGTGCAAATACAATGACGCTTGCTGCAAGGGATGTCGGCATGGCGGTCATTCCTGAAGGTAAATGCACTTTCCCCACACGTATCTTTGAAACCTATCGTCCTACCGGTATTGTTGCTAGTGTCTTCAAATTGTTGAGGCTTGCACGCAGGCTTAAGAACGAGGGAATTGATCCGAAAGAGACGAGCATCAATAAATTAATCGTAGGTGGAGAGAGCTTTGCCGACCAGAGTCGTAGTTATCTTGAGGAAGTGTGGGGCTGTCCTGTTTACAATACCTATGGAAGTACTGAAGGAACAATGTGTGGAGAGTGTGTCGAGCAGAATGGCCTCCATGTTCCGGAAGACCTTGTTCATCTTGATGTCTATGACCCATATCGAAAGGAATTCCTCGAGGACGGGGAATGTGGCAGGATAGTATTAACGACCCTTTTAAGTCCCGGGGAAAAGTGTGGCAGCCTCTTGATAAATTATGATACAGAGGACACTACCGTTGTGCATTCCCGTGATAAATGTGCCTGTGGCAGGACCCATATGAGAATTTATGCTCCTGAGCGTGAAGCTGAAAGTCTCTGGGTATCAGGTTCACCTTTTAATCGTGTGGATGTCGAACAGGGTGTTTTCCAGAGGGAGAACATGGATCATCTGACCGGTGAATATGAAGCATTCTTGGATAAAAATAGTGTTGGTAAGGCTGTTCTAAAGGTGAATCTGGAATGTCTTGATGAGAATAACTGCGACAGGGATAGTATTCAGGAGAATTTCCTGAAGGGATTCCTAAATCCATATACAGGCACTTTGAACCTTTATGAGGAAGGGGGTTTGGATGTTGATATTAATTTTGCCGGCATGGGTGAGCTGGAAATATTCAAGTTAAAAGGAAGGCCAAAAAGAGTGGTCGATCGCAGAAAAACCTGA
- a CDS encoding ABC1 kinase family protein, whose translation MFKKLRRYFSILKVFIRYNLFSLLYREIQNNYVSNKKITCSVDREAQKNARKLRLAFEDLGVTFIKFGQIMSKRPDLIPFSYVQELSQLQNKVGSISFEEMTASFEGFNCDCQTKDVCDISSGSTTSFISQFDEFNKKPIASASIAQVYEAVLNGQKVAVKIARPNLIDLINVDLSIINDLKPLLVRMGGFGSNFDIDSFLDEFKELLNKEVDLRNEARNIMRFGEIFRSSKDIHIPNVHEALCTESVLVMDYMEGVLVKDLDDKNQKLRSKYAHIISSSYLEQVYVHGFYHADPHSGNILLREDGIAFIDFGEVGIIDSELKRNMLNLFYGIYKKNVDIAFEAFLKIANINKDDIDVHKFKVDLDSLISLQNFALGERQNDSYANLALKYDLALPSDFSTLERSLVLVEGVCLELDPKFNLIEDAKTLISMVMMKRYSPINAAEYFLLEGDRYLEIFKNLPQGINDVIETIRGYRFEKLEEKTKEIKHDKIIDSLSKYVFLSIILVSSAYLATQQDTNLANLGIVGFVVALFLFGVLFLKHQ comes from the coding sequence ATGTTCAAGAAACTTAGAAGATATTTTTCAATTCTAAAAGTTTTTATTCGATATAATTTGTTCAGCTTGCTCTATAGAGAGATACAGAATAATTATGTTTCCAACAAGAAGATCACATGTTCAGTAGATCGGGAAGCACAGAAGAATGCACGCAAGCTCAGACTTGCCTTTGAAGATCTTGGCGTGACATTCATCAAGTTCGGACAGATTATGAGCAAACGTCCTGACCTTATTCCCTTTAGTTATGTGCAGGAGTTATCCCAACTTCAGAACAAGGTCGGGTCAATTTCATTTGAAGAAATGACCGCATCCTTCGAAGGTTTTAATTGCGATTGTCAAACCAAAGATGTGTGTGATATCTCTTCAGGGTCAACCACTTCATTTATTTCGCAATTCGATGAATTTAATAAAAAACCTATTGCAAGCGCTTCTATTGCACAGGTATATGAGGCTGTATTGAACGGTCAAAAAGTAGCAGTTAAAATAGCACGGCCTAATCTGATTGACCTGATAAATGTCGATCTTTCAATCATCAATGATCTGAAGCCACTTTTAGTAAGGATGGGAGGCTTTGGTAGCAACTTTGATATTGATAGTTTTCTTGATGAATTCAAAGAACTTCTGAACAAAGAAGTGGACCTTCGTAATGAAGCTCGTAACATCATGAGATTTGGTGAAATATTTAGATCTTCAAAGGACATTCATATCCCGAACGTACATGAAGCTCTCTGTACAGAGAGCGTTCTTGTAATGGATTACATGGAAGGTGTGCTTGTAAAGGACCTTGATGATAAGAACCAAAAATTGCGTTCAAAGTATGCACATATAATCAGCTCAAGCTATCTGGAACAGGTATATGTACATGGATTTTACCACGCTGATCCGCATTCAGGCAACATCCTGCTTCGAGAGGATGGAATTGCCTTCATTGATTTTGGTGAAGTGGGGATAATTGATTCTGAACTCAAGCGGAATATGTTGAATCTGTTCTATGGCATCTATAAGAAAAATGTGGATATTGCGTTTGAAGCATTTCTTAAAATAGCCAACATCAATAAAGATGACATCGATGTTCATAAGTTCAAGGTCGATCTAGATTCATTGATATCCCTTCAGAATTTCGCACTTGGTGAACGTCAGAATGACAGTTATGCAAATCTGGCACTCAAATATGATCTAGCCCTGCCAAGTGATTTTTCAACTCTTGAGCGTTCCCTGGTACTGGTAGAAGGTGTCTGCCTTGAACTTGACCCTAAATTTAATCTCATCGAAGATGCAAAAACATTGATATCCATGGTCATGATGAAACGGTATTCACCAATTAATGCAGCAGAATATTTCCTTCTGGAGGGCGACAGGTATCTTGAGATCTTCAAGAACCTGCCACAAGGGATCAATGATGTTATCGAGACGATCAGAGGTTATCGTTTTGAGAAACTTGAAGAAAAGACCAAAGAGATCAAACACGATAAAATAATCGATTCTCTCTCAAAATATGTTTTCCTTTCAATAATACTTGTTTCTTCCGCCTATCTAGCAACACAACAGGATACTAATCTGGCAAATCTTGGGATTGTCGGTTTCGTTGTCGCATTGTTCCTGTTCGGGGTATTGTTCCTGAAACATCAGTAA
- a CDS encoding TRAM domain-containing protein — protein MESTAPVEAGETYDVTIEDIAREGDGIARVSGFVIFVPEASVGDEVTIKVTKVMSKFAFGELV, from the coding sequence ATGGAATCAACTGCTCCAGTAGAAGCTGGCGAAACATACGACGTGACAATTGAAGATATCGCAAGAGAAGGCGACGGAATCGCAAGAGTAAGCGGTTTTGTAATTTTTGTACCTGAAGCCTCCGTTGGCGACGAAGTAACAATCAAGGTAACAAAAGTAATGAGTAAGTTCGCATTTGGCGAATTAGTTTAA
- a CDS encoding AMP-binding protein translates to MSSLLEEYVSRTDFGSYEDFKKNFKINIPENFNFAYDVVDRYAMEQPDKRALVWCDDNGNELVYTFKDLKHYSDKAANLFKKYGIEKGDVVMLTLKGRYEFWICILALHKIGAVALPATHMLTTKDVTYRIELSNIKMVVSADDEGLMGYIDEGHKGYEDILLHKASLNGGREGWLDFTKELEEASADFTRPEGEAATKNEEIALLYFSSGTTGLPKMVQHDFAYPLGHIITAKYWQNVRDDGLHLTVADSGWAKCVWGKLYGQWISGTAVFVYDYERFDAKNMLEFASKYGVTTFCAPPTIYRFLIKEDLSQYDFSSLEYCVVAGEPLNPEVYERFLEFTGLKLMEGFGQTESIVSIATYPWMEPKPGSMGKPSPEYDIELLNLDDEVCDFGEEGEIVINTSKGKTVGLFAGYRSDEKKTNEVWHDGYYHTGDMAWKDEDGYFWFVGRSDDIIKSSGYKIGPFEVESALIEHPAVLECAITGVPDATRGQIVKATIVLAKGYVASEELKKQLQDHVKKATAPYKYPRAVDFVD, encoded by the coding sequence ATGTCATCTTTATTGGAAGAATATGTCTCACGTACAGATTTTGGATCATATGAGGACTTTAAGAAAAATTTCAAGATCAACATTCCTGAAAATTTCAATTTCGCATACGATGTCGTCGACAGATATGCAATGGAACAGCCTGATAAAAGAGCACTTGTCTGGTGTGATGATAACGGCAATGAACTGGTCTATACCTTCAAGGACCTGAAACACTATAGTGACAAAGCTGCTAATCTGTTCAAAAAATACGGTATCGAAAAAGGCGATGTTGTTATGCTGACCCTTAAAGGTCGATATGAGTTCTGGATATGTATCCTTGCTTTGCATAAGATCGGTGCGGTAGCCCTTCCTGCAACACATATGCTGACCACAAAGGATGTCACATACCGCATCGAACTTTCCAATATAAAGATGGTAGTCAGTGCGGATGATGAAGGGTTGATGGGATATATTGATGAAGGTCACAAAGGCTATGAGGATATCCTGCTCCACAAGGCATCTCTGAATGGAGGACGTGAAGGGTGGCTGGATTTCACAAAGGAACTGGAGGAAGCTTCTGCTGACTTCACACGTCCGGAAGGAGAAGCTGCTACAAAGAACGAGGAAATTGCGTTGCTTTATTTCTCCTCAGGTACCACAGGACTGCCAAAAATGGTGCAGCACGATTTTGCATATCCTCTCGGTCATATCATCACTGCGAAGTACTGGCAGAACGTCCGCGATGATGGTCTGCACCTTACAGTTGCTGATTCCGGCTGGGCAAAGTGTGTGTGGGGTAAGCTCTACGGGCAGTGGATAAGCGGGACTGCGGTCTTTGTCTATGACTATGAGCGTTTTGATGCTAAGAACATGCTTGAGTTTGCAAGCAAGTATGGGGTAACCACCTTCTGTGCACCTCCGACGATATATCGTTTCCTGATCAAGGAAGACCTTTCACAATATGATTTCAGCAGTCTCGAGTATTGTGTTGTAGCAGGCGAACCTCTTAATCCTGAAGTTTATGAGAGGTTCCTGGAGTTCACCGGACTTAAGCTCATGGAAGGCTTCGGTCAGACCGAGAGCATTGTAAGCATTGCTACTTATCCGTGGATGGAACCTAAACCCGGTTCAATGGGCAAGCCTTCTCCTGAATACGATATCGAGCTTTTGAACCTTGATGACGAAGTCTGTGATTTCGGAGAAGAGGGCGAGATCGTCATCAATACCTCAAAAGGAAAAACAGTAGGTTTGTTCGCAGGATATCGTTCTGATGAAAAGAAGACTAACGAGGTATGGCATGATGGTTATTACCATACCGGAGATATGGCCTGGAAGGACGAGGATGGTTATTTCTGGTTCGTTGGCAGATCTGATGATATCATCAAGAGCTCCGGTTACAAGATCGGACCTTTCGAGGTAGAGAGCGCTTTGATAGAACATCCTGCTGTACTTGAATGTGCTATCACGGGTGTTCCTGATGCTACAAGAGGGCAGATAGTCAAAGCTACGATCGTTCTTGCAAAAGGCTATGTAGCAAGTGAGGAATTGAAGAAGCAACTTCAGGACCACGTCAAGAAAGCTACTGCACCTTACAAGTATCCACGTGCTGTGGATTTTGTTGATTAG
- the cas2e gene encoding type I-E CRISPR-associated endoribonuclease Cas2e: MLVIVLENAPARLRGRLAVWLLEVRAGVYVGDYSVKVREMILENLEKGLEDGNAVVAWSCPNEQGYDFLTFGENRRIPKEMDGVKLISFLPDI, from the coding sequence ATGTTGGTCATCGTGCTTGAGAACGCACCTGCCAGATTACGTGGTCGACTTGCTGTCTGGCTTCTGGAGGTACGCGCAGGTGTTTATGTGGGGGATTATTCGGTAAAGGTCAGAGAAATGATTCTGGAGAATCTTGAAAAAGGTTTGGAAGATGGAAATGCAGTTGTAGCGTGGAGTTGTCCAAACGAACAAGGGTATGATTTTTTAACATTTGGTGAGAATAGACGCATTCCAAAGGAGATGGATGGGGTTAAGTTAATATCTTTCTTACCAGATATATGA
- a CDS encoding 4Fe-4S dicluster domain-containing protein codes for MKPYPQLNNLECKGCERCIPACPKSVLFMSENINERGYRYVEYKGEGCTGCGNCYYTCPETLAIAVHIPIKEK; via the coding sequence ATGAAACCTTATCCGCAGCTTAACAATCTTGAATGTAAGGGCTGTGAAAGATGTATCCCTGCATGTCCAAAAAGTGTTCTGTTCATGAGCGAGAACATCAATGAACGCGGCTATCGTTATGTTGAATACAAGGGTGAAGGCTGCACAGGATGTGGAAATTGCTACTACACCTGTCCTGAGACACTGGCTATTGCAGTGCACATCCCTATAAAGGAAAAATAA